The following nucleotide sequence is from Hevea brasiliensis isolate MT/VB/25A 57/8 chromosome 7, ASM3005281v1, whole genome shotgun sequence.
GTTGGTAacgaatttcaaaatttattaataaaaaaattttaaaaaaataaaatattacaataggttgataatttaaaaattaaaaaaaataattattttctattaaaataataaattttattattatttttgagatttaaaattatattattattattataaatatatttttattttataactaataattattagaaatacATCATATGATTAGAGAAAAAAAttgcattaaaaaaataaaaatgagaaaataaaatattgaaaatttatattaaaaaaaatgaaaatatatgGTATAAATTAAAAGGCGGAGGATTCGAAATCCATTAATAATTTACCAATATTATAAATACACCAACAAATtccaaatttttgataatttgaatactcaaatttttatatttcaatttactaatgaattttaaaattctttaGTAATTACCAATGGATTTAAATCAATTAGTAAAATCCATTACTATATCAATAGATTTTTAtagtgataatatatatatatatatatatatatatatgaattattgCCAACGACTtttaggtgggtcaataagagaTTCTTTTAATATAACAAAAGAAgtttatttatgtatttttttctattaaaatACAAGTATGATATTTGCTTTTCAGCCATTAGTTTCCGAAAATTCAACCGAAATTAAAGAAGAATATTATAATCAAGTATAATGTTGTGTGTagcttttcacaatttaaatgagAATACATAGAATTTGATTCTGTGCCTCTACCGATTCCTTATCGTCTCTCAAGTTTGCATTATTTTATCTATTCTCATTTAATTTCCTCTCAGATCGATCCGTTTGTCGGACTGATCTCTAAATCAATTTAAGTTTATAATCTAATTAAATACGAAAGTGATGTTAATTTGTTTGATTCGcttgattttttattgatttagtgTGACTCGTTTGATTCAATTGATTTgactaatttataagttaaaaaaaatttttagtgTTAACGAAAAGAATCAAATTCAAGACTTTAATTCTGTttgtttcatgaaaaataatttatttatggaCAATGTTTTTCATGtaaaatattttagaaaaaaaaattttatgaaaatattttttattatttaattataatattaaattaatgatatgtgcttatattataaatatataatataaatatatttcaataaaattattaaaatttataaaataaaaaataatttcttcttcgaggaaattatttttcttaaaaatatttaatttttcttttgaatagaaaaatattttttattaatttatttttaaaatattttaaatattaaaaaatataaaaaaaaaatatttttcgtaaaaaaaatgtaattttatgaggaaaaaaaaaaccatatCATACGTTAAAATTGTGGACTTGCTAATATTAAGAACAATATTGCAGAATCCATCACTAGCATCatcttagttaaaatttttattacttttgttaaattttaatccATAATAAAGCTAAAGATAATCATTTCTTGTTAACAAATAAAACTCAAATTTTCCTTGCaagtatataataattttataaaataatatgcttatttatttttaatattataattaatattttataaatattacaaAGATAgttatgaatttatttttttatattttactcataaatattaagaaaatttttaatttttaaaagtaaatacttttatatttataaaatttaaaaatactattaaactatatataaatataccaaataaaaattgaaattttaattataaataatcaaaatttaattaattagattttatcaggtattttatttaattaatttttttaataatgacTTACTGAATCACTGATCAGTGATACATCGATCTAATCCGAatttaataatatcaaaattatgtcattttcaaactttatttaatatattaaaaatttattgaatttgAATGTCAAACTTTTATACAATAATAATAGAGTAAATGTTTGACTGTTAAATTATTAGCTCATTAATAAGCTTTTTCACATATTAGATTGTGAAAATTTTACAAAGGActacataataaaaataaaaaagaaatgttTGTACTTGTTCCATTAGTAACATTATTCCATTACAAGAAATTATCTTTATTATCATATATGTGAAAAAGTTCAAtaagttattaaaaaaaaaaaaaaaaaaaaaaaaaacatttcactCAATAAGGCTGAAGTTGCCTAAAAGTTATCTAGAAATTTGTATTCCAAGCCAAGGAGTTCCTTTCTATCAACAACCAAATACTTTTTGAGTCCCATTTGTTTGTTCCATTACATATGTTTCACTATTGAAGAGGATTTGGttgcaaataaaattaattaggctagtgttaaatcaaataaaaaaaagaaaagttttgCACTTTGTTCTGTGATAAAATTAATCTAAATCATTGTTATcacaaagaaaaatttttgatttatcataaatttaaaatataaatatgtaaatttaatttattttatatatagatttcattatatattttatatcatatataaatcttattttatataattagtaatgtatatttttatttagaatcattttattataaatttaaaatataaatatgtgagatttatatatttaataggtaaattttattatatattttataccttAAATTGGTAGTGAACCAAACTTATGCAAGAAAAATCATTACCAAACGTTTTAATACACAACTTCTGGCAACTAGCACGTTCTTAATTTCTTTATGCCCTGCCTCCCACCTTCTCTCCACTGCCGTAATTAGTTGCACGTGAAAAAGTTTTCGAGAACCATATTGATATGATGATATTGGTGGGCAATCATGTTTCATTTATGCTTGCAGAAGTTGATAGAGGCTGtaagctaaaaatttaattagtaatCAATAAATGTCCTCTCAATTTAATCTTTTGTTCTTTGGTACATTCTAAGCCATTACCCAGTATGGCCCTTTTTACAACTATATTTAGCCAGTCTTCATTAATTCAGCTAGAATTTGATCATGATTTTTATAAGATTAACAAAGCTTCAGTATAACTCAGCTCTCTTCAGGCCTCACAGGTGATCGATTTCTTTCATTTGTGTTCTTATTTAATCTTGGGTGTCATTTTCTATTTCAAACTATATAAACTATCAAGAATGCTAGAAATTAGTTTGTTTGAAGTTTTGAATATGCTTTGGTTAGATTTCAGTCTTACAATctttttgaatggtttgaatgaaattgatggtatgattcaaagaaaaaaaaaggtggaGAATGGAACAATAGAACAACACACCTTAAAAATTGAGAAAGAAACATCTCACCCAAAAGGTTTCCTCAAAATTTTAACTATTCCAAGCCAAGGGGTCTATGAGGGCCATACAATTGGGCcagatcaattaaagtattattctctTTCTACAACATGATGTCTGGATACTACCCTATTTTACGTCATTAAGAGTTTGTTCCCTGCAAGTTAAAAGAGTTGCATTTCTTAGGGAGATTTCTTTTCAACCAAAATCAAATCTGCTATTGCTTTTTTCTCAAAAGATATGGTTGCAGTGTTCAACAAAGAGCTTCTAAGTTGGTACCTTATCACACTGAAACTCAGGGAaacagtggaatctgcagtcccaAAATCGCCTACTGGCAGTGCCCAATTGCTTGAATTTCCAGAACAGCCTCAACAGGATCTGCAAAAGCAACAGCAGGCACCATCAGATTACCTGCAGATTGTTATCAATGAAGATGGTGAAAACTGCGAAGAGGAAACCAAGTTAACTGATTCTGAGTGGGTGATATCCATCAAAGAAAAACTTGAACAAGCTCGACAAGATGATGCAGCAGGTTCTTGGGCAAAGTTGTGCATCTACAGAGTTCCCCACTACCTGCGAGAAGGGGATGATAAAGCTTATGTCCCTCAGATTGTCTCCTTGGGCCCTTACCACCATGGGAAGAGACGCCTACGCCAAATGGATCGCCATAAGTGGCGTTCCCTTCACCATGTACTCAAGCGTACTAATAAGGAAATAAAACTGTTCCTTGATTCTATCAGAGAACTTGAAGAGAGAGCTCGTTCCTGTTACGAGGGTTCCATCAGTCTTAGCAGCAATGAATTTGTGGAAATGATGGTTCTTGATGGTTGTTTTGTGCTTGAACTCTTCAGAGGTGCTGCTGAGGGATTCAAGCAACTTGGTTATGCCAGAAATGATCCCATTTTCGCAATGCGTGGCTCGATGCATTCTATTCAGAGAGACATGATAATGCTAGAGAATCAGCTTCCACTCTTTATACTTGATCGGTTACTGGGACTTCAATCAGATGATCCTGATCAGAAAGGACTTGTGGCAAAGCTTGCACTCGGATTCTTCGATCCACTAATGCCAACAGATGAGCCACTAACAAAAAGCGAAAAGAGCAAATTGGAGTCTTCCCTGGGACATGCGACTACCTTTGACCCCTTAGCAGATCAAGGAGGAGTTCATTGCCTTGATGTTTTCCGACTAAGTCTCCTGCGAACAGGGCCTAAAACCGTGCCCAGAATTTGGATCAAGAGATGGTCACATTCCAATCGAGTTGCTGATAAGAGGAGAACACAATTGATCCATTGTGTGACAGAGCTGAGAGAAGCAGGTGTCAAGTTCAAGCGAAGGAAGACTGATAGATTCTGGGACATAAAATTCAAGAATGGGGTTCTCTGGATTCCTCGTCTCTTGATCCATGATGGAACCAGATCACTTTTCCTCAATCTGATTGCATTTGAGCAGTGCCATCTTGATTGCAGCAATAACATAACCTCATATGTGGTTTTTATGGATAATTTGATCAACTCACCCGAGGATGTGGCATACCTTCATTATTGTGGGATAATAGAACATTGGCTTGGAAGTGATGCTGAAGTTGCAGACCTCTTCAACCGCCTCTGTCAAGAGGTGGTTTTCGATATAAATGATAGTTATCTTTCCCGGTTGTCTCAGGATGTAAACCGGTATTATAATCACAGATGGAATACTTGGCGTGCCAGTTTGAAGCATAAATATTTCGGCAATCCGTGGGCTATCATCTCTTTAATTGCTGCTGTTGTGCTGCTTTTACTTACTGCCACACAGACCTTCTATGGAGTTTACGCCTATTACAGTCCAGCTTCTTGACTGCGGTTAGggctttttcttcttcatctctttctTTGGACTTTGGAGTTGTATCACATAGGCTTTCAGACAAATGACTCAATAAAATACACTGAATTTCCgccttttttttctttgataCACAGGATTTCATTTTATAGCAAAATAGTCAGTTGGAAGACGCTTTTGATTGTTTGACGACAAACTACTGAATATACGTGCGAAAAGTTTTCTTGTTTGTTTTATACCAATTATTTGGCAATCCTTTGAAGCATCATTTCCCCCTTGCGAGTTTTTGGCAGATTTGAGGGTCAACAGCCAGCCTATGTAACAGTACTCATGCGTCTCAACTTGATCCCAAAACAGAACAAACCAGTGATCTTCTAGTCAGAAACAGATGACACCAATACCAAAGCACGCCTTGAACTACGCAGATAGCAAACTCGTATTAACTACTTTAAACCCAAATTTCTACCCCCATCCTATGAACTACAACCTCGCCATTGATTAAGAACACATAGCAAGTCTCATTAAACAGTTTAAAAAACAGGCCACCATTTACTGGAAAACGCAGCATGTTCTAGATCTCCCTGACCTGTACATCTAAATAATCTTTATTCCGTGTTCCATATCTGCAAGAACACTGACCGATAAGTGCACAGGCCAGACACCCTTAAAAACTACTCTAAAAAAacataaattcatacatacttcaCATATTAACCACTACAAAGACTTTATTGATACATCACAAGGGCACAATCCAAAATATGGTACTCATGATCAGTAAAACTATATATTACAGAATGAGCAATTGGCATTTTCGACTGAAGAAAGAACAATTTGTAACTGAATTTAGCATTATCTTTTTGCATTGCTTGATTGACATTCCTCTGTAAACTACAAGTCATTTGATTAACAATTTGGCTGAAGAAATGTAGCAAGCAAGCTGCCCTCTATACAAAATATTCCACCTGAAAAATGACATTAGGGACCACTTTGCTTCCTCAAAGCTAAAAGTTTCATCTAGGACATAGGCAAGCTTGCCAAGTAAAAATCTGGGAATCTGAGGAACAATAATAATCTCTCATTGCACCAAAATTAGTTGTCAAAATAACTTCTACAACAACCAGAGCGTTCAAACATTCCACCTGCAACATAAAATTGCTGAAAAGGCTCAGGTCACCAGTGCAAAAAGTTACTTTAGAAAGAAGAAACTGCAATTCATATAAATTAAATACCTTAGGAATTCAATCCCTGGGCAGGCTCATGCTGTCGGTTGAAGGTGCCTTCTTTCCATCATATCGCTATCAAAGAAGAGTAAATGACCACAACTAAAATCAGAAAACCATGGTTGTAACTGCAACTACTAAGGAATAGAATTACTAGGTTGCTAATGAGCCAAGCATTTGAGAGCTCAAAACTCCACTCAACTAACTACGTTTTCCATCGATTGATTAGGAGAATGCAatgtttatttataaaatatgcaAGATACAACTTAAGATATTATGGCTCTGTTTGGGAATGTGTTTGAAAGGCCAAAAGCTACTTTTTAGAAAAGTAACATTTAAACGACATTGAAAAAAGAagtttgagaaaagctatttagttgttttgatgtaattataactaaacaatatcaaatttaattttaacttcTAATATCCTCTAACCAACGTTTTTAAGAAGGTAC
It contains:
- the LOC110652648 gene encoding UPF0481 protein At3g47200-like, which gives rise to MVAVFNKELLSWYLITLKLRETVESAVPKSPTGSAQLLEFPEQPQQDLQKQQQAPSDYLQIVINEDGENCEEETKLTDSEWVISIKEKLEQARQDDAAGSWAKLCIYRVPHYLREGDDKAYVPQIVSLGPYHHGKRRLRQMDRHKWRSLHHVLKRTNKEIKLFLDSIRELEERARSCYEGSISLSSNEFVEMMVLDGCFVLELFRGAAEGFKQLGYARNDPIFAMRGSMHSIQRDMIMLENQLPLFILDRLLGLQSDDPDQKGLVAKLALGFFDPLMPTDEPLTKSEKSKLESSLGHATTFDPLADQGGVHCLDVFRLSLLRTGPKTVPRIWIKRWSHSNRVADKRRTQLIHCVTELREAGVKFKRRKTDRFWDIKFKNGVLWIPRLLIHDGTRSLFLNLIAFEQCHLDCSNNITSYVVFMDNLINSPEDVAYLHYCGIIEHWLGSDAEVADLFNRLCQEVVFDINDSYLSRLSQDVNRYYNHRWNTWRASLKHKYFGNPWAIISLIAAVVLLLLTATQTFYGVYAYYSPAS